The sequence below is a genomic window from Desulfomicrobium macestii.
GCGGCCGGGGATGTCCAGCGCATCGAGTTCGGGCAGCACGACCCGGCCCTTCTGAATGCGTCCGGTCAGGCAGTCGCGGATGACCTTGGGCTGCTCGAAGATCTCCTTGAGCATGAAATGCTTGTACCCGTCCTTCTGGGCGGCCTGCACATCCCAGGAGATGTGCTTCACTTCCTTGACCTTGGGCTCAAGGGTCAGGGAATCGAAGACCTGCCATGAGCCCGCGTCGATCTCCACCAGCTCGCCGTTGTCCAGAAAAACCACCTCGCGGGTGTACGGCAGGAAGGCCGGGATGTCGGAAGCCAGGAAATTCTCGCCCGTTCCGATGCCCATCAGCAGCGGGCTGGCCTTGCGGCTGGCCCAGATCTTTCCGGGATGTTCGCGCGAGAGCAGGGCGAAGGCGTAGGCCCCGTCGATCCGGGAAAGCGCCCAGGAGATGCCGCGGCGCACGTCGCCGGTCAGATCCACGCCCTTGGCGATGACGTGCACCAGCACCTCGGTGTCCGTTTCGGAATGAAAGACATTCCCCTCGGCCATGAGCTCGGCCTTGAGTTCGGCGTAGTTCTCGATGATCCCGTTATGGACCAGGGCGAACCGGCAGTCCCCATCCATGTGCGGATGGGCGTTGCGCTCCACGGGCAGTCCGTGGGTGGCCCAGCGGGTATGCCCAATGCCGCAGACGGAAGACGCCGTGTCCAGCCCCGCGATCTTCTGGTCCAGGGCCCCGAGCTTGCCTTCGGCGCGGATGACACGCAGCCCCTGCGGCTCTTCGTAAGCCACCCCGGCCGAATCATAACCCCTGTATTCCAGGCGCCGCAGTCCTTCGACAATGGCCGGAATGGCCGGACGATGCCCCGTGTATCCGATGATTCCGCACATGATTATTTCTCCAGTTCCAGCTGAGCTTTTTTCCAGAATTCAGGCCAGCCGCGCAGCAGATCCCGCAGGGCAAGGCCGCGATGACTGCGCGCATTCTTGACCTGCGCTTCCATTTGTGCCGCCGTCACACCCAAGGTCTCGTCGAAAAATACAGGGTCATACCCGAAGCCGCCGCTGCCCGAGGGCGCTCTGGTCACCCGGCCCTGCCAGGCTCCCCGGCCGATCAACTCCTCTCCGCCGGGGGTGACCGCCAGCATGACGCAGGCGAAATGACAGCCCCGTTCGGCATCCGGCACATCAGCCAGGGCGTCAAGCAACTTGACCACGTTCTTTTCGTCCGTGGCGCCCTCACCGCTGTAACGGGCGGAATAGACACCCGGAGCACCGCCAAGAGCGTCCACGGCCAGGCCGGAGTCGTCGGCCACGGCCACCAGCCCCGTTGCCTGGGCCACGGCCACGGCCTTGATGCGCGCGTTTTCCTCGAAAGTCACTCCTGTCTCGGGGATGTCCTTGATCATGGGAAAATCGGACAGTCCAAGAACCCGGATATCAGGCACCTGCTCGGCCAGCATGGCCCCCAATTCACGGATTTTTCCCGCGTTGCTCGTTGCCAAAACAATTGTATTCATCTCATTGTCTCGTATCTTATTCAAGATCATAGATTTCAAAAGAAAAGGAAGCCAGATCGGCGTGCAGCATGCGCCCGGCTAACCGAAGCTCGCCCTTGAGCAGATAGCGGGAGGTCTCGGCCGCCATGAGCGCCGCTGCCAGCGAAACCGCCGGGGCCAGGCTGCCCAGGGTGTGCTCCGCGTCCGAAGCGCCGGGATCGGACCACATTCGTGAGATGCCCCGGCGCGCTTCAGTCTCGCTGCCCACCACCACCGTCCAGCCGGCCACGGCGGCGGCCACGACCGGAATTCCAAGACCCAGCGCCACATCGTGCAGGGCGATGCGCGGCTCTATCCCGCCCAGCGCATCGACGACCACCCCGACCCCTTGCAGGGCCAGGGGCAGATTGCTCCGGTCCAGAAACATCTCAAGCGCCCGCACTTCCACCAAGGGGGCAATGCGCGCCACCCGCTCCGCCGCGACCCTGGCCTTGTTGCGGCCCAGATCCGCCACGCTGGAGAGCAATTGCCTATTGAGATTGCTCTCCTCGAAAACATCGCCGTCTGCAACGACTATGTGCCCCACGCCAAACCGGGCCAGCAGTTCCAGCACATAACCGCCCAGCCCTCCGGCCCCGACCAACAGCACGGTCGAGTCCATGAGCGCGGCCTGTTCGGACAGGCTGATGCCATGCCTGCTCTTGAGCAACGGCAGGGGCGTGACGTCATGCGCCAGAGCCTGCCGCCCTCCCTGGGCCGGAGTCATGCCCTCGCGTTCACACAACGCGCCAAGCTCCGCCAGCGAAACGGTGCGCACCCTACGCTGGGCGTCATGGCCGCTTACCCGCTCAAGGCCGCGCGCGAACGAGTCGCTCATCCCCCGCCCACCGCCGGAAATATGCCCAACTGATCGTCATCGGCCAGCACGGTATCGAGCCCCGCGCTCTTGCTGTTGACGAAGATCAGCTTCACATCCGTCTCCTTGAGCCCGACCAGGGTCATGGCGTCCATCACCGTCGCGCCCTCGGGCAACTGCAGGCTGCCGCCTTGCGGAGTATGGTCGCTGAGCGTCGCGAAACATTTGATCCGTATCTGCATGGTCACCCCTTTTCCTTGCGCTGGCGAAGCTTGGCCAGACGCCTGTTGTAAAAGTCGATGATGGTTCTCCTGCTGAGCATGCCCAGCACAATATCTGGGTCATCATCCCGAACCACTGGTATGGAGTCAATATTCTTCACCGTCACCTTGGAAAGAACGGAATTGAGGTCCTCGCCAAGTGTGGTGGATATGACGTCCCTGGTACCCAATTCCGACATGACCACCAGGGAGTCAAGGCCCGGTTCAAAAAGAAACTCGCGCACATCGTTGACGGAGAAGATCCCGATCATGCGCTCGTCGCCGTTCACCACGGGAAAATAATGTTCCTTGGTGGAGCAAAAACGTTCCTTGAAGCGGGCCAGGGTCATGTTATGCGGAATGAGACAGGGCGGAGTAAGGCGGTCCTGCAATTCCTCGACTTTAAGCTTCTGCAGCACATCGACGAAGAGCGTCCCGGCATGCGCGGGAGAATCGACAGGCCCGTCCACCTGCGAGGTGTAGATGGTCCAGCGCTTGGACAGAAGGTAGGTCAGGGAACAGACCAGCAGGCTCGGCAACAGCAATTGATAGGAATTGCTCATCTCGCTGATGAAGATGATGGTCGAAATGGGCGTGTTGGATACTCCGGTGAAAAATCCGGCCATGCCCACCAGCACGAATGCCGCGGGCTGCGGAACCACCGAGGGCATGTAATGATGGAAGAAAATTCCGACCAGCGCACCGGCGGCGCCGCCGATCACCACGGAAGGACCGAACACGCCGCCGGAACCGCCGGAGCCGATGGTCAGCGAAGTGGTCAGGATCTTGCCGAAACAGACCGTCCCCAGCAACCACAACGACGCGTCGCCGTCCAGGGCCATCTGCACGAAACCGTATCCGAAACCCAGGGTCTGGGGCAGCCAGAAGCCGATCACGCCGACGGCAAGCCCCCCGAGGGCGGGGCGCAGGTGCCGGGGCATGCGCAACGATCTGAAAAAAGCGGTGATGCGATGGAAGCTGGTCACGTAAAGCCAGCCCACGCCGGCCAGAACAACGGCCAGAACCGTATATGGCCCCAGCGCCAGGGGATTCGAGAACTCCATATGCGGCGCCCTGAAAAGATTCCCCCAACCGAAGAACATGCAGAAGATGCAGTACGCCACCACCGAGGACAGACCGGCAGGGATGATCACGTCCCCCTCTATTTCAGGATCGCGATACAGCACCTCGGCCGCGAACAGCGCCCCGGCCAGGGGGGCCCTGAAAATGCTGCCCACCCCGGCGGCCATGCCCGCGGCCAACATGATCCGCCGGTCCCGGTCCGAAAGTTTCAGCCGCGTGGCCAGGAAGGATCCGAAACCGGCCCCGATCTGCGCGATGGGGCCTTCGCGTCCCCCCGACCCGCCGGAGGTCAGGGTTATGGCCGAAGCCAGGGTCTTGATGATGGGCACACGCCCTCGAATGTGCCCCGCCTTGCGGTGGTAGGCGTCGATGGCGCCGTCCGTGCCGTGGCCTTCGGCTTCCGGCGCGAACGTGTACACCAGCCAGCCGCTGACCAGGCCGCCCAGAGCCGGAAGCACGAGGAGCATGTACCTGTTGAACTCGTTCCCCGTGCTGGGCAGCAGATGCCGCTCACCGGCCGGTGCGGGCGGATGGTATCCGGCCAGCATGTCCATGAACAGAAAATTGCCGCCTTCGCACAGCAAATGAAAAAGTACCGCCCCCAGGCCGCTGACCACGCCGATGAGCACAAAATTCAGGAGCCACCTGCCCATGGCCATGATCCGGTCGTATTCAGCCGGGTCTTTGCGCATGAATTCTCCTCGCCATTTGTTCGCGGGTTTATTCCAGGATGATTTCAACCTTCTGCCCAGGCACATTGCCCTTGAGCTCGGTCAAAAGTCCGCGAATCGTTCCCGTGACCAGCCTGTCCAGAAAGGGATTCAGCGCCAGGCGTTTGCCTCCGATCCGGATACAGAGCTTGGCATGCATGGCCACGCAGAAATCCGCGTCGGCCTTGCCGGCCACGATTTCCCGCGCCAGCGCCAGGCAGGACTCCCTGCCGCATGCTCCGCAATCAAGCCCGGGCAGGGAAAAGGCCCGGCTGTCGGCCAGCGTGGCCAGGTCCGCCACGGAGTCGGCCTTGCGCACTCCGGGCAATGCTCCGGTTCCCCAGGAAGCCAGGGCCAGGCCGTTGTCCAGCATGGACTCGTCTTCCCCGGAGCCAAGGGCCACGATCCGGGGCAGCCAGGTCAGGGACTTGCCGCCCTCGACCAGCACGATGTCCGCATCCAGCAAAGGCAAGATGTCTTGCA
It includes:
- the rdgB gene encoding RdgB/HAM1 family non-canonical purine NTP pyrophosphatase is translated as MNTIVLATSNAGKIRELGAMLAEQVPDIRVLGLSDFPMIKDIPETGVTFEENARIKAVAVAQATGLVAVADDSGLAVDALGGAPGVYSARYSGEGATDEKNVVKLLDALADVPDAERGCHFACVMLAVTPGGEELIGRGAWQGRVTRAPSGSGGFGYDPVFFDETLGVTAAQMEAQVKNARSHRGLALRDLLRGWPEFWKKAQLELEK
- a CDS encoding HesA/MoeB/ThiF family protein; protein product: MSDSFARGLERVSGHDAQRRVRTVSLAELGALCEREGMTPAQGGRQALAHDVTPLPLLKSRHGISLSEQAALMDSTVLLVGAGGLGGYVLELLARFGVGHIVVADGDVFEESNLNRQLLSSVADLGRNKARVAAERVARIAPLVEVRALEMFLDRSNLPLALQGVGVVVDALGGIEPRIALHDVALGLGIPVVAAAVAGWTVVVGSETEARRGISRMWSDPGASDAEHTLGSLAPAVSLAAALMAAETSRYLLKGELRLAGRMLHADLASFSFEIYDLE
- a CDS encoding MoaD/ThiS family protein, translating into MQIRIKCFATLSDHTPQGGSLQLPEGATVMDAMTLVGLKETDVKLIFVNSKSAGLDTVLADDDQLGIFPAVGGG
- a CDS encoding chloride channel protein, which produces MRKDPAEYDRIMAMGRWLLNFVLIGVVSGLGAVLFHLLCEGGNFLFMDMLAGYHPPAPAGERHLLPSTGNEFNRYMLLVLPALGGLVSGWLVYTFAPEAEGHGTDGAIDAYHRKAGHIRGRVPIIKTLASAITLTSGGSGGREGPIAQIGAGFGSFLATRLKLSDRDRRIMLAAGMAAGVGSIFRAPLAGALFAAEVLYRDPEIEGDVIIPAGLSSVVAYCIFCMFFGWGNLFRAPHMEFSNPLALGPYTVLAVVLAGVGWLYVTSFHRITAFFRSLRMPRHLRPALGGLAVGVIGFWLPQTLGFGYGFVQMALDGDASLWLLGTVCFGKILTTSLTIGSGGSGGVFGPSVVIGGAAGALVGIFFHHYMPSVVPQPAAFVLVGMAGFFTGVSNTPISTIIFISEMSNSYQLLLPSLLVCSLTYLLSKRWTIYTSQVDGPVDSPAHAGTLFVDVLQKLKVEELQDRLTPPCLIPHNMTLARFKERFCSTKEHYFPVVNGDERMIGIFSVNDVREFLFEPGLDSLVVMSELGTRDVISTTLGEDLNSVLSKVTVKNIDSIPVVRDDDPDIVLGMLSRRTIIDFYNRRLAKLRQRKEKG
- a CDS encoding molybdopterin-guanine dinucleotide biosynthesis protein MobB; the protein is MFKAVSVVGFKKSGKTTLVLDLARELTARGHRVAAVKFSHHGLDLEGTDTSRFAQECVSVAGIGPKTTALLWNSARQLQDILPLLDADIVLVEGGKSLTWLPRIVALGSGEDESMLDNGLALASWGTGALPGVRKADSVADLATLADSRAFSLPGLDCGACGRESCLALAREIVAGKADADFCVAMHAKLCIRIGGKRLALNPFLDRLVTGTIRGLLTELKGNVPGQKVEIILE